A stretch of Geomonas oryzisoli DNA encodes these proteins:
- a CDS encoding TlyA family RNA methyltransferase produces the protein MAKERLDKLVMERGLAPSRERAKALIMAGQVVVDDHLADKAGLMVPLEAEIRLKGEPLPYVSRGGLKLAKGLDHFAIQVEGLCAVDVGASTGGFTDCLLQRGARRVYAVDVGYGQLAWKLREDPRVVNLEKTNIRHLESLPEAPDLAVIDASFISLDKVLPPTLRLIREDATIVALIKPQFEVGRGQVGKGGVVRDEKKHLEVVENVTELAKGLGLLVLDVCESPILGPKGNKEFLIHLQKHPGGTSQPLAEV, from the coding sequence GTGGCGAAGGAAAGACTCGACAAGCTGGTCATGGAACGGGGGCTCGCGCCCTCGCGGGAAAGGGCCAAGGCACTGATCATGGCGGGACAGGTGGTGGTGGACGACCACCTGGCGGACAAGGCGGGACTCATGGTGCCGTTGGAGGCGGAGATCCGCCTGAAGGGGGAACCGCTCCCCTACGTGAGCCGCGGCGGCCTGAAGCTCGCCAAGGGGCTGGACCACTTCGCCATACAGGTAGAGGGCCTCTGCGCGGTCGACGTCGGCGCTTCCACCGGCGGGTTCACCGACTGCCTCCTGCAACGCGGCGCCCGCAGGGTCTATGCCGTCGATGTCGGCTACGGCCAACTCGCCTGGAAACTGCGCGAGGACCCGCGGGTGGTGAACCTGGAAAAAACCAACATCCGCCACCTGGAATCGCTCCCGGAGGCCCCCGACCTCGCGGTGATCGACGCCTCCTTCATCTCGCTCGACAAGGTGCTCCCCCCGACGCTGCGCCTGATCAGGGAAGACGCCACCATCGTGGCGCTGATCAAGCCGCAGTTCGAGGTGGGACGCGGACAGGTGGGGAAGGGGGGCGTGGTCAGGGACGAAAAGAAACACCTGGAGGTCGTGGAGAACGTGACCGAACTGGCCAAGGGACTGGGACTCCTGGTGCTGGACGTCTGCGAGTCCCCCATCCTGGGCCCCAAGGGGAACAAGGAGTTCCTGATCCACCTGCAAAAGCATCCAGGGGGCACGTCGCAGCCCCTGGCCGAGGTTTGA
- a CDS encoding DUF4124 domain-containing protein, which produces MKRLLVLLLLLYPLTAAGETYQWTDERGTVNFADDLGQVPKKFRKKARRVGEEDASPRVIEGGSAEPTKGKPEEAQGAKKSYGGKDEAAWRREFLQAEFNLKNAESELATLKGRLVDTSRMTRSEYLTIQNSIKVAEDRVKAQQKRLDQVRESADRFGVPPEFRK; this is translated from the coding sequence ATGAAAAGATTGCTCGTGTTGCTGCTCCTGCTGTACCCGCTGACCGCAGCGGGGGAAACCTACCAGTGGACCGACGAGAGGGGCACGGTGAATTTCGCCGATGACCTGGGACAGGTCCCCAAGAAGTTCCGGAAGAAGGCGAGGAGAGTCGGAGAGGAGGACGCCAGCCCCAGGGTGATCGAAGGGGGCTCGGCCGAGCCGACCAAGGGAAAACCGGAAGAGGCCCAGGGGGCCAAGAAGAGCTACGGCGGCAAGGACGAGGCCGCCTGGCGCAGGGAGTTCCTGCAGGCCGAGTTCAACTTGAAGAACGCGGAGTCGGAGCTTGCCACCCTCAAGGGGAGGCTTGTCGATACCTCGCGCATGACCCGTTCCGAGTACCTCACCATCCAGAACAGCATCAAGGTCGCCGAGGACAGGGTCAAGGCCCAGCAGAAGAGACTCGACCAGGTGCGCGAGAGCGCCGACCGCTTCGGCGTCCCTCCCGAGTTCAGGAAATAA
- a CDS encoding UbiD family decarboxylase, translating to MGYKDLASCVADLERTGALVRIDCEVSAELEIGSIQRRVYQAGGPALLFTRVKGSSFPMLGNLFGTLERTRYIFRDTLKAVERLVKLKVDPRCALREPGTVLGAVPAAWHLLPKSVSDGPILANRTTIDQLPQLKSWPDDGGAFITLPQVYSESPAQPGVRHSNLGMYRVQLSGGEYRVNQEIGLHYQIHRGIGFHHAEAIEKGVPLRVNIFVGGAPSMTVAAVMPLPEGMPELSFAGLLAGHRIEIVQRPGALPIPAQADFCITGVIDPDKTLPEGPFGDHFGYYSLAHHFPVLRVEEVFHRDGAIWPFTTVGRPPQEDTSFGAFIHELTGPLIPTVIPGVKAVHAVDAAGVHPLLFAVGSERYVPYGERRTPQELLTIANAVLGQGQLSLAKYLMIAAYEDAPRLDIHDIPAFLGHVLERIDLTRDLHFQTATTMDTLDYSGSGLNSGSKVVFAAIGEKRRTLGTEFPAALRLAPGFSEPALCLPGVIAVSGPACRTPKGEADAQVESLCRALEGVEGMDAFPLIVVCDDSRFTAAQLNNFLWVTFTRSDPAADIYGVGAATHCKQWGCSGPLVIDARVKPHHAPPLIEDPAVEKRVDELAAPGGPLHGLY from the coding sequence TTGGGATATAAAGACCTTGCATCTTGCGTGGCCGACCTGGAGCGTACCGGCGCCCTGGTCAGGATCGATTGTGAAGTATCCGCGGAGCTCGAGATCGGCTCGATCCAGCGCCGGGTGTACCAGGCGGGAGGGCCGGCCCTCCTCTTCACCAGGGTCAAGGGAAGCTCCTTTCCCATGCTCGGCAACCTGTTCGGCACCCTGGAGCGGACCAGGTACATCTTCCGGGACACCCTGAAAGCGGTGGAGCGCCTGGTGAAGCTCAAGGTGGACCCGCGCTGCGCGCTCAGGGAGCCGGGTACCGTGCTCGGTGCCGTCCCGGCCGCCTGGCACCTGCTCCCCAAGAGCGTTAGCGACGGTCCCATCCTGGCCAACCGCACCACCATCGACCAACTCCCGCAGCTGAAGTCCTGGCCCGATGACGGCGGCGCTTTCATCACCCTGCCCCAGGTATATTCCGAGAGCCCGGCGCAGCCCGGCGTGCGCCATTCCAACCTGGGGATGTACCGGGTCCAGCTCTCCGGCGGGGAGTACCGGGTGAACCAGGAGATCGGGCTGCACTACCAGATCCACCGCGGCATCGGCTTCCACCACGCCGAGGCGATCGAGAAGGGGGTGCCGCTGCGGGTCAACATCTTCGTGGGGGGCGCCCCCTCGATGACCGTTGCCGCCGTCATGCCGCTTCCCGAGGGGATGCCCGAGCTCTCTTTCGCGGGACTTCTGGCGGGACACCGTATCGAGATTGTGCAGCGTCCCGGCGCGCTTCCCATCCCGGCCCAGGCCGACTTCTGCATAACGGGCGTGATCGACCCGGACAAGACCCTGCCCGAGGGGCCTTTCGGCGACCACTTCGGCTACTACAGCCTGGCCCACCATTTTCCCGTGCTTCGGGTCGAGGAGGTCTTCCACCGCGACGGCGCCATCTGGCCCTTCACCACGGTGGGGCGCCCGCCCCAGGAGGACACTTCCTTCGGCGCCTTCATCCACGAACTGACCGGGCCGCTGATCCCGACCGTGATCCCGGGGGTGAAGGCGGTGCACGCAGTGGACGCGGCCGGGGTGCATCCGCTTCTGTTCGCCGTGGGGAGCGAGCGTTACGTCCCCTACGGGGAGCGGCGTACCCCGCAGGAACTCTTGACCATCGCCAACGCAGTGCTGGGGCAGGGACAGCTCTCCCTGGCCAAGTACCTGATGATCGCCGCGTACGAGGATGCGCCGCGGCTGGACATCCACGACATACCGGCCTTCCTCGGGCACGTGCTGGAACGGATCGACCTTACCCGCGACCTCCATTTCCAGACCGCCACCACCATGGACACCCTGGACTACTCCGGCTCGGGGCTCAACAGCGGGTCCAAGGTGGTCTTCGCCGCCATCGGGGAAAAACGGCGCACCCTGGGGACCGAGTTCCCCGCGGCGCTGAGGCTCGCCCCCGGCTTCTCGGAGCCCGCCCTGTGCCTCCCGGGGGTGATCGCCGTCAGCGGCCCCGCCTGCCGCACCCCGAAGGGGGAGGCGGACGCACAGGTGGAGTCCCTGTGCCGCGCGCTCGAAGGGGTGGAGGGGATGGATGCCTTCCCGTTGATCGTGGTCTGCGACGACAGCCGCTTCACCGCGGCGCAGTTGAACAACTTCCTCTGGGTCACCTTCACCCGCTCCGATCCGGCCGCCGACATCTACGGCGTTGGGGCCGCCACGCACTGCAAGCAGTGGGGCTGCAGCGGTCCCCTGGTCATCGACGCCAGGGTGAAGCCGCACCACGCGCCGCCCTTGATCGAGGACCCCGCCGTGGAGAAGAGGGTGGACGAGCTCGCCGCGCCGGGCGGGCCGCTGCATGGATTGTATTAA
- a CDS encoding SpoIIE family protein phosphatase produces the protein MLDVNWVWGTALLYIAFLFLVAYYADQRQKAGRSITATPWVYALSIAVYATSWTFYGSVGKAATTGIDFLPVYLGPTLTAFSWWFLLKKMVRISKENNITSIADFISSRYGSSQWLGAIITVITLMGVMPYIALQLRAVSTSFTIITGYHDFHLGFMERIYIPSPHPGLFTALFLAVFSVLFGARHLLSTERHDGLVAAIALESLVKLIAMLTVGIGITYFAFNGMGDIFQRMHQKDPLMLTRLTTLGDHGDNSYASMFSILTLSMGAVMLLPRQFQVMVLENAHESHLNTASWRFPAYMFLMNLFVMPIALAGVLLNGSNAGADYFVLTLPMQLGYQWLALVAFLGGFSASAGMVMVESIAVSTMLLNHVLLPVVIKLKPRAWFPQLLINLKRLGIVLVILLGYLYQSVVGENYMLANMGLISFSAAIQFAPALVGGLYWPRGNKAGAIAGLVAGFGVWFYTLLLPSLLRAGGWQSSFLLNGPFGFTLLRPQELFGLTGLDPYTHTLFWSMFINISAYLSLSILLGQSEKEREQVNRFVRVFTPESATPHWETKRLSKPVTIVQFVNLMTKFIGEQQANAAITDYLGDREIDSKGGVSEFELPNLKRFVEKTLAGSLGGAAAGAVVESFLSDIGSRMEPVYDIFSTVRTSRDQSREALFVRLRASEIMNRSLELDIIMGDLLELLLREFKLDLAVIRLLNQESVLQVRCYRGIGGERLTAEDRLLEIDTHVGEAFLGRRTEFFNDTTFITKPIAKEIFRREGIKSFAHIPIASEGAQPVGILSVFSRSIVGLFTEQFVELLESLAGQLAQAVRIVEEREAKERERRQKEAALLENARVTRDLELAKQIQLSLLPEHPPALPGAHIASRCVPAAHVGGDYYDFFERGEQVVDLVMADVSGHSVGAALIMVETRSVLRAQIKEPRSARDLLQLLNELLYDDLTGAELFITMFCARYDSANRTLSYANAGHTRPLLFRAGNWVELDAEGLILGVERNVDFEELRITLQAGDLLFIYTDGIIEAENAAGELFGIPRLCELIGTLTEHEPEVLIEKVLSEVSSYAWPQPLQDDISMVVMKVA, from the coding sequence ATGCTGGATGTCAACTGGGTGTGGGGCACGGCCCTGCTCTACATAGCCTTTCTCTTCCTGGTCGCCTACTACGCCGACCAGCGGCAGAAGGCCGGCCGCAGCATCACCGCCACCCCCTGGGTCTATGCCCTCTCCATCGCCGTCTACGCCACCTCCTGGACCTTCTACGGCTCGGTCGGCAAGGCCGCCACCACCGGCATAGACTTCCTCCCGGTCTACCTGGGCCCCACCCTCACCGCGTTCTCCTGGTGGTTCCTGCTCAAGAAGATGGTGCGGATCTCCAAGGAGAACAACATCACCTCCATCGCCGACTTCATCAGCTCCCGCTACGGCTCGTCCCAGTGGCTGGGCGCGATCATCACCGTGATCACCCTGATGGGGGTGATGCCCTACATCGCCTTGCAGCTGCGCGCCGTCTCGACCTCGTTCACCATCATCACCGGGTACCACGATTTCCACCTGGGTTTCATGGAGCGCATCTACATCCCCTCTCCCCATCCGGGGCTCTTCACCGCGCTCTTTCTGGCCGTTTTCAGCGTCCTCTTCGGCGCGCGCCACCTCCTCTCCACGGAGCGCCACGACGGCCTGGTGGCGGCGATCGCGCTCGAATCGCTGGTGAAGCTGATCGCCATGCTCACCGTCGGCATCGGCATCACCTATTTCGCCTTCAACGGCATGGGGGACATCTTCCAGCGCATGCACCAGAAGGATCCGCTCATGCTGACGCGGCTCACCACGCTGGGCGACCACGGCGACAACTCCTACGCCTCCATGTTCAGCATCCTGACCCTCTCCATGGGCGCCGTGATGCTCCTGCCGCGCCAGTTCCAGGTCATGGTGCTGGAGAACGCGCACGAATCGCACCTGAACACGGCGTCCTGGCGCTTTCCCGCCTACATGTTCCTCATGAACCTGTTCGTGATGCCCATTGCCTTGGCCGGGGTGCTGCTAAACGGCAGCAACGCCGGGGCGGACTATTTCGTGCTCACCCTTCCCATGCAGCTTGGCTACCAGTGGCTGGCCCTGGTCGCCTTCCTGGGTGGCTTCTCCGCTTCGGCGGGGATGGTCATGGTGGAATCGATCGCGGTATCGACCATGCTCTTGAACCACGTGCTGCTGCCGGTGGTGATCAAGCTCAAGCCGCGCGCCTGGTTCCCGCAACTGCTCATTAACCTGAAGCGCCTGGGGATCGTGCTGGTGATCCTCCTGGGGTATCTGTACCAGAGCGTGGTCGGTGAAAACTACATGCTGGCCAACATGGGACTCATCTCCTTCTCGGCCGCCATCCAGTTCGCGCCGGCCCTGGTAGGGGGGCTCTACTGGCCCCGAGGCAACAAGGCGGGCGCCATCGCGGGACTTGTCGCCGGCTTCGGGGTCTGGTTCTACACGCTGTTGCTCCCCTCGCTGCTGCGGGCCGGCGGCTGGCAGAGCAGTTTCCTGTTGAACGGCCCCTTCGGCTTCACCCTGTTGCGCCCGCAGGAGCTCTTCGGGCTGACCGGGCTGGACCCGTACACCCACACCCTGTTCTGGAGCATGTTCATCAACATCTCCGCCTACCTGTCCCTGTCCATCCTCCTTGGCCAGAGCGAGAAGGAGCGCGAACAGGTGAACCGCTTCGTGCGCGTCTTCACCCCAGAGAGCGCGACGCCGCACTGGGAAACCAAGCGTCTCTCCAAGCCGGTCACCATCGTGCAGTTCGTGAACCTCATGACCAAGTTCATCGGTGAGCAGCAGGCCAACGCCGCCATCACCGACTACCTGGGGGACCGGGAGATCGACAGCAAGGGGGGGGTCTCCGAGTTCGAGCTCCCCAACCTGAAGCGCTTCGTGGAGAAGACCCTGGCCGGCTCGCTCGGGGGGGCCGCGGCGGGTGCGGTGGTGGAGAGTTTCCTCTCCGACATCGGGTCGCGCATGGAGCCGGTCTACGACATCTTCTCCACCGTGCGCACCTCGCGCGACCAAAGCCGCGAGGCGCTCTTCGTGCGGCTGCGCGCCTCAGAGATCATGAACCGGTCGCTGGAGCTGGACATCATCATGGGGGATCTTCTGGAGCTTTTGCTGCGCGAGTTCAAGCTCGACCTCGCCGTGATCAGGCTCCTGAACCAGGAATCGGTACTGCAGGTGCGCTGCTATCGCGGCATCGGCGGCGAGCGCCTCACCGCCGAGGACCGTCTGCTGGAGATCGACACCCACGTCGGCGAGGCCTTCCTGGGGCGCCGCACCGAGTTCTTCAACGACACCACCTTCATCACCAAGCCGATCGCCAAGGAGATCTTCCGCAGGGAAGGAATCAAGTCCTTCGCCCACATCCCCATCGCCAGCGAGGGGGCCCAGCCGGTCGGCATACTCTCGGTCTTCTCCCGTTCCATCGTGGGGCTTTTCACCGAGCAGTTCGTGGAACTGCTGGAGAGCCTGGCCGGGCAGCTGGCCCAGGCGGTGCGCATCGTCGAGGAGCGCGAGGCCAAGGAGCGGGAGCGGCGCCAGAAGGAGGCCGCCCTCCTGGAGAACGCCAGGGTGACCCGGGACCTCGAGCTCGCCAAGCAGATCCAGCTCTCGCTGCTGCCGGAACACCCCCCCGCCCTGCCGGGGGCGCACATCGCCAGCCGCTGCGTCCCCGCCGCGCACGTGGGGGGGGACTACTACGATTTCTTCGAGCGGGGCGAGCAGGTGGTGGACCTGGTCATGGCCGACGTCTCCGGCCACAGCGTCGGGGCGGCCCTGATCATGGTGGAGACCCGCAGCGTGCTCAGGGCCCAGATCAAGGAGCCGCGCTCGGCCCGGGATCTCTTGCAGCTGTTGAACGAGCTCCTCTACGACGACCTCACCGGCGCCGAGCTCTTCATCACCATGTTCTGCGCGAGATACGACAGCGCGAACCGGACCCTCAGCTACGCCAATGCCGGCCACACCCGCCCCCTGTTGTTTCGCGCCGGCAACTGGGTGGAACTCGACGCCGAGGGGCTCATCCTGGGAGTGGAGCGAAACGTAGACTTCGAGGAGCTGCGGATCACGCTGCAGGCGGGGGACCTCCTCTTCATCTACACCGACGGCATCATCGAGGCCGAGAACGCGGCGGGTGAGCTCTTCGGCATCCCGAGGCTGTGCGAGCTGATCGGTACGCTTACCGAGCATGAGCCCGAGGTGTTGATCGAGAAGGTGCTGTCGGAGGTCTCTTCCTACGCCTGGCCGCAACCTTTACAGGACGACATATCCATGGTAGTCATGAAAGTTGCCTGA
- the lgt gene encoding prolipoprotein diacylglyceryl transferase: MIFPNIDPVFLRLGPLEFRWYGLMYICGFVAAYFIILSGVKRKGLPLNKDQVADLIFTVAVGVILGGRLGYILFYNFSYYLSHPLKLFAVWEGGMSFHGGLIGALLASLYFIRKFKLRFYPLADIGFLAAPVGLGFGRIGNFINGELYGRVTDVPWGIVFPTGGPLPRHPSQLYEAFLEGPVMFLILYAISKRVRHDGVVVWSFIAMYGLFRFLVEFVRQPDEQIGFLLGGFSMGQMLSLPMFLLGAAMVCYRCRRG; this comes from the coding sequence ATGATCTTCCCGAACATCGACCCGGTCTTCCTGCGCCTGGGGCCGCTGGAATTCCGCTGGTACGGTCTCATGTACATCTGCGGCTTCGTCGCCGCCTACTTCATCATCCTGTCCGGGGTGAAACGCAAGGGGCTCCCCCTGAACAAGGACCAGGTCGCCGACCTGATCTTCACCGTCGCGGTGGGGGTCATCCTGGGAGGGCGCTTAGGCTACATCCTGTTCTACAACTTCTCCTACTACCTGTCCCACCCGCTGAAGCTGTTCGCGGTATGGGAGGGGGGGATGTCCTTCCACGGCGGCCTGATCGGGGCGCTCCTGGCGAGCCTCTACTTCATCAGGAAGTTCAAGCTCCGCTTTTACCCGCTGGCCGACATCGGCTTCCTGGCGGCCCCGGTGGGGCTGGGCTTCGGCCGTATCGGCAACTTCATCAACGGCGAGCTCTACGGCCGGGTCACCGACGTTCCCTGGGGGATCGTCTTTCCTACCGGCGGACCGCTGCCGCGCCATCCGTCGCAGCTGTACGAGGCGTTCCTGGAAGGGCCGGTCATGTTCCTGATCCTGTACGCGATCTCGAAGAGGGTGCGGCATGACGGCGTGGTGGTGTGGTCCTTCATCGCGATGTACGGCCTGTTCCGTTTCCTGGTGGAGTTCGTCAGGCAGCCCGACGAGCAGATCGGATTTCTTCTGGGGGGATTTTCGATGGGGCAGATGCTGAGCTTGCCGATGTTCCTGCTGGGAGCGGCGATGGTATGCTACCGCTGCAGGCGGGGGTAA
- a CDS encoding histidine triad nucleotide-binding protein: MSDCLFCKMADGTIPVKKVYEDDLLFAIEDINPVAPAHILIIPKKHLVNTLELTPADDQLIGAVHRVAAALARERGFDQEGFRLVNNNNAGAGQSVWHIHFHLLAGRKLGWPPG; this comes from the coding sequence ATGAGTGATTGTCTGTTCTGCAAGATGGCCGACGGCACCATCCCGGTAAAGAAGGTCTATGAGGACGACCTCCTCTTCGCCATCGAGGACATCAACCCGGTGGCGCCGGCCCACATCCTCATCATTCCCAAGAAACACCTGGTGAACACCCTGGAGCTCACCCCGGCGGACGACCAGTTGATCGGGGCGGTGCACCGCGTCGCCGCGGCGCTGGCCCGGGAGCGCGGCTTCGACCAGGAAGGGTTCCGCCTGGTGAACAACAACAACGCCGGAGCCGGGCAGTCGGTCTGGCACATCCACTTCCACCTGCTGGCAGGCCGCAAGCTTGGATGGCCTCCGGGGTAG
- a CDS encoding ATP-binding protein yields MEGNTIEVDIKVPNKTRYLSLIGKIGEDIARELERYSGDKEILAYHLNLVLTEAMVNAIKHAGPKEPEKLVRIVITLHHDDLTIRVYDDGQGFDINSIPAPNFEELEDRGRGIFLIRTLMDSVAYRKNCKENMLEMKKKLG; encoded by the coding sequence ATGGAAGGAAACACGATCGAGGTCGACATAAAGGTTCCCAACAAGACGAGGTACCTGAGCCTTATCGGGAAGATCGGGGAGGACATCGCCCGCGAGCTGGAGCGCTACAGCGGCGACAAGGAGATCCTTGCCTACCATCTGAACCTGGTCCTCACCGAGGCGATGGTGAACGCCATCAAGCACGCCGGCCCCAAGGAGCCGGAAAAGCTCGTGCGCATCGTGATCACCCTGCACCATGACGACCTGACCATCAGGGTCTACGACGACGGGCAGGGGTTCGACATCAACTCCATCCCGGCCCCCAACTTCGAGGAGTTGGAGGACCGGGGGCGGGGTATCTTCCTGATCCGCACCCTGATGGACTCGGTGGCTTACCGCAAGAACTGCAAGGAGAACATGCTGGAGATGAAGAAAAAGCTCGGTTGA
- a CDS encoding STAS domain-containing protein, with protein sequence MNLASETRNDVVIIYVKEERLDAHNSTELKSAVQKLFEDGKKNVLVDLKDVRFIDSSGLGALVSGFKNAISHQGNLKLSSLQSQVKSMFELTRLHRVFEIFPSTAEAVENFQS encoded by the coding sequence ATGAACCTAGCAAGCGAGACGAGGAACGACGTTGTAATCATATACGTCAAGGAGGAAAGGCTGGACGCGCACAACTCTACTGAACTCAAAAGCGCGGTACAGAAGCTTTTCGAGGACGGCAAGAAGAACGTCCTGGTGGATCTGAAGGATGTACGTTTTATCGACAGTTCCGGGCTGGGCGCGCTGGTCTCGGGGTTCAAGAACGCCATCTCGCACCAGGGGAACCTGAAACTTTCCTCGCTGCAGTCCCAGGTCAAGTCGATGTTCGAGCTGACCCGCCTGCACCGGGTCTTCGAGATCTTCCCTTCCACGGCTGAGGCGGTGGAGAACTTCCAGTCCTAA
- a CDS encoding AAA family ATPase: protein MDQKLIKSLLEAAAYPEPTAKVRLVETHVSFIFITDHFVYKVKKAVDYGFLDFTTLDRRRFYCGEEVRLNRRLCPEVYLGVVELRESARGAGFTGTGAVIDYAVKMKRLPEELMLDRLLREGTVSGADMTRIAAAVASFHAGAERGPHIDACASPAMIGANWEQNFRQSAPFVGNTLLAGELAEIRQWVSAFLAQSETLFQARIAGGFIRDCDGDLHSGNICLTDPVCIFDCIEFGEQFRYIDTAADLAFLLMDLEYAGRADLSRALLLSYGEASGDRGMAPLLDFYKAQRAFVRGKVTSLRLAQPGQDAAESAAVGSAARRYFRLARGYTLRSRLTPVLVLTCGLSGSGKSSLAAELARELGLDLVRSDLVRKELAGVAPSGVEPSAAYRDGIYNEEMDQATYRALLSRAERSLAEHRGIVVDATFQRRSDRELFRQLAARLGRPFLIIETRCPQQVARERLERRRHDPTEVSDARWEQYQRQQAEFQYPEEGESLLLDSTLPVWDEADRVLAAMGLTA from the coding sequence ATGGATCAAAAGCTTATAAAATCGCTACTTGAAGCAGCGGCCTACCCCGAACCGACGGCAAAGGTGCGCCTGGTCGAGACCCACGTCTCTTTCATCTTCATCACCGACCACTTCGTATACAAGGTAAAAAAGGCCGTCGACTACGGCTTTCTGGACTTCACCACGCTGGACCGGCGCCGCTTTTACTGCGGCGAAGAGGTGCGCCTGAACCGGCGCCTGTGCCCCGAGGTCTACCTCGGGGTCGTGGAACTGCGCGAGAGCGCGCGCGGCGCGGGTTTTACCGGTACCGGCGCGGTCATCGACTACGCCGTCAAGATGAAGCGCCTCCCCGAGGAGCTCATGCTGGACCGCCTGCTCCGGGAGGGAACCGTCTCCGGCGCCGACATGACCCGCATCGCGGCGGCCGTCGCCTCCTTCCACGCGGGCGCGGAGCGCGGCCCGCACATCGACGCCTGCGCCTCCCCGGCCATGATCGGTGCGAACTGGGAGCAGAACTTCCGCCAGAGCGCCCCGTTCGTCGGCAACACCCTGCTGGCCGGGGAACTGGCGGAAATCCGCCAATGGGTGAGCGCGTTCCTCGCGCAGAGCGAGACGCTGTTCCAAGCCCGCATCGCCGGCGGCTTCATCAGGGACTGCGACGGCGACCTCCACTCGGGCAACATCTGTCTCACCGATCCGGTCTGCATCTTCGACTGCATCGAGTTCGGCGAGCAGTTCCGCTACATAGATACCGCCGCGGACCTCGCCTTCCTGCTCATGGACCTCGAGTACGCCGGGCGCGCCGACCTGTCCCGCGCGCTGCTGCTGTCCTACGGCGAGGCCAGCGGCGACCGGGGCATGGCGCCGCTGCTCGACTTCTACAAGGCGCAGCGGGCCTTCGTGCGCGGTAAGGTGACCAGTCTGCGCCTGGCCCAGCCCGGGCAGGACGCGGCCGAATCCGCGGCCGTCGGCAGCGCGGCGCGGCGCTACTTCCGCCTGGCCCGCGGCTACACGCTGAGAAGCCGGCTCACCCCGGTTCTCGTCCTCACCTGCGGCCTGAGCGGCAGCGGCAAGAGCAGTCTGGCCGCCGAGCTCGCCCGGGAGCTGGGACTGGACCTGGTCCGCTCCGACCTGGTGCGCAAGGAGCTCGCGGGCGTGGCTCCCTCCGGTGTGGAGCCAAGCGCCGCCTACCGGGACGGGATCTACAACGAGGAGATGGACCAGGCCACCTACCGCGCCCTTTTGAGCCGGGCCGAGCGCTCCCTTGCCGAGCACAGGGGCATCGTGGTCGACGCCACCTTCCAGCGGCGCTCCGACCGGGAGCTGTTTCGGCAACTGGCCGCACGGCTTGGGCGCCCTTTCCTGATCATAGAAACCCGCTGCCCGCAACAGGTCGCTCGCGAGCGGCTGGAGCGGCGGCGCCACGATCCCACCGAGGTCTCCGACGCCCGGTGGGAACAGTACCAGCGGCAGCAGGCCGAATTCCAGTACCCCGAAGAGGGGGAAAGCCTGCTCCTCGACAGCACCCTCCCCGTCTGGGACGAGGCGGACCGGGTGCTGGCCGCCATGGGGTTGACGGCATGA